The Fructilactobacillus ixorae genome has a window encoding:
- a CDS encoding accessory Sec system protein Asp3: protein METIYGLTWDSSDPNTDTYGSQIAYKRTGLVLYQNELQPAGKKIHWWETQIPAGDAQGPHYGSKVLPQLPRQEKFHLVLDGVVTPEESVGLMLLTYDQHHQLVNETMSLSKQLTFELTDEEVDYEISLVKFNNEQLEFRAVFIIPERVWRTFTVQPRFDMAAIDLVPKRTDAVATTGTVIVRSFNRVVDATPLSEHWTVEPHRIVWVTADWSATDLAQKLTAFKTEFHLRSVQLVGGDLISQKLLVDVERSDN, encoded by the coding sequence ATGGAAACCATCTACGGGTTAACCTGGGATTCGTCTGATCCAAATACCGATACATATGGGTCTCAAATTGCTTATAAGCGGACCGGTTTGGTTCTGTACCAAAATGAATTGCAACCGGCAGGCAAGAAAATTCACTGGTGGGAAACCCAAATTCCAGCTGGCGACGCCCAAGGACCACATTATGGGAGTAAGGTGTTACCCCAATTACCCCGTCAGGAAAAGTTTCATCTCGTTTTAGACGGAGTGGTTACGCCAGAAGAATCGGTGGGGCTGATGTTGTTGACGTATGACCAGCACCACCAACTGGTGAATGAGACGATGTCCTTATCGAAGCAGCTAACCTTTGAGTTGACGGATGAAGAAGTTGATTATGAGATTTCACTGGTAAAGTTTAACAACGAGCAACTGGAGTTTCGGGCCGTGTTCATTATTCCGGAGCGAGTTTGGAGGACCTTTACCGTCCAACCGCGGTTCGACATGGCAGCGATTGACCTCGTTCCCAAGCGAACGGATGCGGTGGCTACGACGGGTACGGTGATTGTGCGGAGTTTTAATCGCGTTGTCGATGCGACCCCGCTATCCGAACACTGGACGGTTGAACCGCATCGCATTGTCTGGGTAACAGCCGATTGGAGTGCCACTGATTTAGCACAGAAGTTAACGGCCTTTAAAACTGAGTTTCATTTACGTTCAGTTCAGCTCGTCGGTGGGGACCTTATTTCACAGAAACTGTTAGTGGATGTGGAACGGTCCGATAATTAA